AAACTCTGGAGCTGGACGGCACAGGCATGGGAACGGAGAAGGCGCTTTTATCTGTATTTTTGCCGAAAGGCGGAAGCCTTGAGCTGCAGCTGCCGGGGCATACACACGTAAGTCCCTTTAGAGCAGTGGATGGCAATTCAAGCCGTACTACGACAGGTCGCAATGAGCTGGTCATTGAGCAAAGGGACGGAAACTCTCGGGTTCGTATACAGGATGTACCGTATTCTTCGGTGAGTAAAATGCAGATCGATACGGACGCCCCTCTTGAAACAGGCAGGCTTGAGTATACACTTCGTTCTTTGTCCATAAATGGTGCGGAAGGCGAGATTATAAATCAGACGAAATGGGACATGTCGGACGTTGCCGTCATCATGAATCAGAATGTGATCCGGATCGGGGAATTAAAAGCCGGTGCCAAAGCAGCCTTCACTACGGCAGGAGCGGCCAACATTTCCTATGCACAGGACGCGGCTAATGTGGTTTTCCCGTACCAAGGCGGTTCTGCATCAGAAGATATCTACTATCAGCAGCGATCGATGCTAAGTTCATATTTGAATGTAAAAACGAATGCAGCAGGGGCATTTGAACCGATGGTCATCGGATGGTCCAAGGATGGAGAGAAACTATCTTTAACAAACGGAGACCAAATTCCGACGGACCGATTCACACTAATAACCCAAGAAATGAACATGAACTTTGTGACCCCTGATGGCAAAATCGTAGTACCAAGCAGCGCTCTCGTTCCACAGATAACGGATAACCATACGACCATGAATGCCATCATGTTTCAAAATGGGCCTTACATGCAGATCGGCAGCGGAGACATGACGCTAACCTATTCGTTTCCCCAAATATCCGGAGCTGTATATCAGAAGCTGAGTTTGCAAACAGAAGTCAATCAGGATGTGAAAGTGGAAATTTGGAATCGTAAGTCTCAGGCATGGGAATCGTTACCGACACAACCGGAGCTCCAATGGAACGAAGACAAATTTGCGCCTTTTGCAGGTGAGGAACAGATCATCCGCTTAAAGGTGTCGACGGTTCAACCGAATGTAAACTTCCGCATACCTGCCATTTCTCTGGAAGGGACGGTACAGTCATGATAGAAATCACGAATTTGACCAAAAGATACGGCAGCTTTACCGCTCTGGATTCGTTAACGATGGACATTGGCCAAGGGACAGTGTTTGGTTTTGTAGGACCTAATGGTGCAGGGAAGTCAACAACGATGTCCATTCTGGCAACTCTCCTAAGTCCTACTTCTGGGATCGCTAAGGTGGGAGGTTACGATGTAACGGAAAAGCCAAAGGAAGTGCGGAAGCTGATCGGCTACATGCCCGACTTCTTTGGCGTTTATGATAATTTCAAAACGACGGAGTACCTGGATTTCTATGGAGCGAGCTATGGAATTCCTCGTGCGGAGCGTCTTAAGCTAATCCCGCAGCTTCTCGAGCTTGTTAACCTGACGGATAAAGCGGATTTTTATGTGGATTCATTGTCCCGTGGGATGAAGCAGCGTCTTTGTCTGGCTCGTTGTCTGGTTCATCAGCCTGAACTGCTGATTCTAGATGAGCCTGCATCGGGATTAGATCCAAGAGCGCGCATTGAGATGCGGGAGATTCTGAAAGAGCTGAAGCTGATGGGCAAGACGATCCTCATCTCCTCTCATATTTTGCCGGAGCTCGCCGAAATGGTCGATGAAATTGGTGTGATTGAATATGGCAAGCTGATTGCTAAGGGAAAGGTCGCAGACATCCAAAACCGAATGAAGGCGAACCGTGTTTTACATATTCGCGTTCTACAGCGGCAGGAGGAATGTGCCCAATTTTTGAAGGGACAGCCCCAGGTTACGATGGTGATTACCGATGAAAAAGGAGTTCACGTTCACTTTGGAGGCTCGGATGAAGAGCAGGCGGCTTTGCTGGCACAATGCTTGCAGATGAGCTTTCAGATCGTGTCTTTCAGTGAGGCTATGACGAATCTCGAGGATGTATTTCTGGAAATTACAAAAGGAGGCGGAGCGCACGATGCAGCGCAGAATCAATATGATTAATCCGGTCATGGAGAAAGAATTCAGACTTCGCATGCGTACCGTGCGTTCACCGATTTCGATTTTGGTTTATCTGTTTGTTCTTAGTGTTCTGGCGTTAGGTTTTGCTTATATCAACATGGGGCAGTTATCGGGAGGCGTTTTGAGCACGAGAACAAGCAGTGAGCTGTTTTACTTTTTAAGCGGGGCACAGCTTGTACTGATCTCATTTATGACACCGGGACTTACGGCTGGAGTAATTAGCGGCGAGCGGGAGAAGCAGACGCTCAACATTTTGCTTACAACGCAGCAAAGCTCTTCGACGATTATTCTTAGCAAGCTGTTCTCTTCACTGAGCTTTATGCTGTTGACTGTCCTTGCTTCAATGCCATTGTACAGCATCGTGTTCCTATATGGCGGCGTCTCTCCGTGGCAGCTGTTGTCTGTGTTCTTGTTCTATATCTTTACCATGATCGTACTCGGAACGGTAGGCGTATTCTTTTCTACGATGTTCAAAAAGACTGTGATCTCGGTCATTACAACTTATGGATTTGTTTTGTTTGCTTACGGATTTACAGCCTTAGCAGGCTTATTCTTCGCTCAATTGTCACGGAACGGTATGAATGAAGAGGTGCTCTCATATTTTCTGAGCGTAAATCCGATGGCTGTATTGATAAGCTTAATGGTGCCTGAGGCTGCAGGACAATTTTTCCAAAAACATTCTTGGCTGCAAATGTGGCACATTTTCTTTGCGGCATACGCGATTATATCGGTGCTGCTCTTGTGGCTCAGCATTCGTCACTTGCGGCCTATCACGAAGAAGAAATAAGTAATCCAGTATTAGGGGAGAAAGGAGCGTATTCCTATGCCAAATTTAACACTTCGGGCTCACTTGCGTCCTGTGAAACGTAGATTATGGATGAACTTGGGCGTTCAATATGGACTCACAAGTCTAAGTTTAGGTTTGTTGGCTGCATGCGCGTGGATGGTCATGGCTCGTATCTTCCCCATTACGGATTACCGAATATGGGCTTGTGCGAGCTGTACTGCATTTCTCGGGATGGGTTGTATATGGTTTTATCGGAATCGTCCTGGAGATGCTGCAGCTGCGAAATGGCTGGATAGGAACGGCTTGGATGACAGGGTGCTTACGGCGCTCCAAAGCGAAGATCAAACCACCGTTTTCGCGGTGCTGCTTCGTGAGGATGCTGAACAAGCGGTAAGTAGCTTTGTCAGCAAGGATTTAAAGAGCCGCTTGAAAGTGCGAATTGGAGCTATTCATTGGGTTTCGGCGTCGTCGTTATTAGCAGCATTTGTTCTGATGCTCTTTATTCCTAATCAAATGGATACTTACTTGGCCAATCGGCACAAGCAGCAGGAATGGATGGAGAAGCAAAGTAAGCAGGTGGAAGCGTGGAAGGAAGACTGGAATAAAAAACCATCGGATTTATTGGAATCCAAAGAAATAGGAGAAGCTTTGCAGATATTGCAAGATAAGCTTGACCATACGAAGCTTTCAATTGAGGCGCTTCATGAGATGGAGCAGGCGATGAAAAAGCTGGATGCAAGTATCGCTAAGCTCGAGAAGAAGCAGCTGCAGAGTAAGCAGTGGGCTGAATCGTGGCAGCGTACAGAGGCACTGCGACAAATCGGGCAAGCGTTTCAGTCGCGGCAATCCGATCGAATTCGCTCGGCAGTTAGCCAAGCAGGCGAACGGATTGCAAGAATGACACCGCAGCAAAAGCAGCAGCTTGCCAGCGAGCTGGAACGGCTTGCTTCAGCAGCTGCCGCGCCGACGCAGGAAGAGGAGCAGCAGCTGCGCACGCAGCTCAAGCAAGCTGCCGCTGCGCTGCGTGGCAGCGGAAAGGCTGATGCTGCGCTGGAGGAGCTCGGCGCAGCATTAGCCACAGCGGGCGCTGATGCAGAAGCGCTCGCTCAGGAGCAGTCGCAAGCGGCAGCTCTCGCCGCGAAGATGGCCGCCAACGCACTGCCGGAGGCACGCGAGCTCGCGGCAAGCGGCGGTCAGCCTGGCGCTGCCTGGGACGCGGGCGGCTTAGCCGAGCGGCTTGCAGCAGGCGCGGGAGCGGGAGCGCAAGCAGGCGGAGCAGGAGCGCAAGCGGGCGTAGCAGGCGCGGGAGCAGGAGCGCAAGCGAGTGGAGCAGGAGCGGGAGCGCAAGCGGGCGGAGCAGGCGCGGGAGCAGGAGCGCAAGCAGGCGGAGCAGGCGCGGGAGCGCAAGCAGGCGGAGTAGGTGCGGGAACGGGAGCGCAAGCAGGCGGAGCAGGCGCGGGAGTAGGAGCGCAAGCGGGCGGAGCAGGCGCGGGAGCAGGAGCGCAAGCGAGTGGAGCAGGCGCGGGAGCAGGAGCGCAAGCAGGCGGAGCAGGCGCGGGAGCGCAAGCAGGCGGAGTAGGTGCGGGAACGGGAGCGCAAGCAGGCGGAGCAGGCGCGGGAGTAGGAGCGCAAGCGGGCGGAGCAGGCGCGGGAGCAGGAGCGCAAGCGAGTGGAGCAGGCGGGACGCAGGGCGGCTTCGGCGCAGGCACTCGCGGGCTCGTCTCGACGCCGCGGGAGCGGAGCGGTTCGGGCAGCACGTACGTAGATGGGGGCCCATTGAGCAGCGGCGGACATGGAAGCCAAATAAGCGCTGGGGAATCCGCTCCCGCAATGGACGGAGCATCGAGGCCTTACGAGGACGTCTATGCGGAGTATGAAGCAGAAGCATCCCAGTCGATGAATCGTTCCGACTTGCCGCAGCAAGTGCAAAGTTTAGTTCGGGATTATTTTTGGAGATACAGCCACAACGATAACAGTTTGGAAAATGGATAAGCAATTTATTATTTAACGAAAGGAGTGCACAGATAATGCTGGAATCAAAGCAACAGCTTGAGGATTGGAGCAGAGCAATAGCAGGCATACGTGAGGAAATAGGACGAGTGATCGTCGGCCAGCAGGAAGTCGTGGAGCAGCTTCTCTGGTGTTTGCTGGCAGGCGGTCATGCACTGCTTGAAGGAATTCCCGGTTTAGGTAAAACCATGCTCGTCAAAACGGTAGCGGATACGGTTGACCTGAGCTTTTCCAGAATTCAATTTACGCCTGATCTCATGCCTGCCGATATCACCGGAACGAATGTGATTCAATTTGGAGCACAGGGAGATAATTCCTATCGGTTTCAAAAAGGACCGTTGTTCGGCCATGTCATCCTCGCGGATGAAATCAATCGGGCAACACCGAAGACACAGAGTGCTTTGTTGGAAGCGATGCAGGAGAAAACAGTGACGGTTGGTTCAGAGACCTATCGCCTGCCGTCTCCATTTTTTGTGCTGGCTACGCAAAATCCGTTGGAACAGGAAGGGACCTACCCGCTGCCTGAAGCGCAGCTTGACCGATTTTTACTCAAAATCGCAGTCAGTTATCCCACGAAGGAGGAGCTTAAACAAATCGTGCTTCGTACAACCTTGGCGATTGTGGAGCAAGCAGAGAAAATAATAGATGGCGCTCTTCTTACAGACATTCAGACAGGATTAAAGGGAGTAGTCGTTGCCGAGGACACGTTGGATTACGCTGTTCAACTGCTGATGTGTACGCATCCTCAGGAGAGTGAGTCACCGGCGATGGTGAAGCAATATGTCCGCTTTGGTTCAGGTCCGAGAGGCGTGCAGGCTATGATCGCTGTGTCCAAGATCAGGGCGTTCCTGGCCGGCAGATACCACGTTTCCAAGCAGGATATTGCAGCTGTTGCGTACCCTGCGCTGCGTCATCGGCTGATGCTTAACTTTGAAGGACAAGCGATGGATATATCCCCGGATTCTATTATTGGTACCATTATCGAACATTTGGAGAATAGCCGATGAAGTCTGAATCCCGGACTCCGCTGTTAGATGCTCCTATGCTCCATCGGCTCGAGCAGCTCAGTATAGCCTCCAAAAACAGAATTCGAGGCGCAATGCAAGGAAAAAGACGTTCTACTGACAGGGGGACATCGATGGAATTTGCGGATTATCGGTTGTATACCCCGGGGGACGATCCGCGCCGACTGGACTGGCATGTTTATGGGAGGACGGGTAGACCGTTTATCAAGCTTTTTATGGATGAACAGGAGCTGCATGTGCATGTATGGCTGGATGCTTCCAAATCTATGGATTTTGGAGGCTATTCCTATTCATATTCTTCACAGGCGCCGCTGACCAAATGGGACTATGCCCGGCAACTCGCTGCCGCCATTGGATATATTTCACTCAGCAGGTACGACCGGGTGTCCGTCTC
This genomic window from Paenibacillus hexagrammi contains:
- a CDS encoding AAA family ATPase, with the protein product MLESKQQLEDWSRAIAGIREEIGRVIVGQQEVVEQLLWCLLAGGHALLEGIPGLGKTMLVKTVADTVDLSFSRIQFTPDLMPADITGTNVIQFGAQGDNSYRFQKGPLFGHVILADEINRATPKTQSALLEAMQEKTVTVGSETYRLPSPFFVLATQNPLEQEGTYPLPEAQLDRFLLKIAVSYPTKEELKQIVLRTTLAIVEQAEKIIDGALLTDIQTGLKGVVVAEDTLDYAVQLLMCTHPQESESPAMVKQYVRFGSGPRGVQAMIAVSKIRAFLAGRYHVSKQDIAAVAYPALRHRLMLNFEGQAMDISPDSIIGTIIEHLENSR
- a CDS encoding ABC transporter ATP-binding protein, which gives rise to MIEITNLTKRYGSFTALDSLTMDIGQGTVFGFVGPNGAGKSTTMSILATLLSPTSGIAKVGGYDVTEKPKEVRKLIGYMPDFFGVYDNFKTTEYLDFYGASYGIPRAERLKLIPQLLELVNLTDKADFYVDSLSRGMKQRLCLARCLVHQPELLILDEPASGLDPRARIEMREILKELKLMGKTILISSHILPELAEMVDEIGVIEYGKLIAKGKVADIQNRMKANRVLHIRVLQRQEECAQFLKGQPQVTMVITDEKGVHVHFGGSDEEQAALLAQCLQMSFQIVSFSEAMTNLEDVFLEITKGGGAHDAAQNQYD
- a CDS encoding coiled-coil domain-containing protein, translated to MPNLTLRAHLRPVKRRLWMNLGVQYGLTSLSLGLLAACAWMVMARIFPITDYRIWACASCTAFLGMGCIWFYRNRPGDAAAAKWLDRNGLDDRVLTALQSEDQTTVFAVLLREDAEQAVSSFVSKDLKSRLKVRIGAIHWVSASSLLAAFVLMLFIPNQMDTYLANRHKQQEWMEKQSKQVEAWKEDWNKKPSDLLESKEIGEALQILQDKLDHTKLSIEALHEMEQAMKKLDASIAKLEKKQLQSKQWAESWQRTEALRQIGQAFQSRQSDRIRSAVSQAGERIARMTPQQKQQLASELERLASAAAAPTQEEEQQLRTQLKQAAAALRGSGKADAALEELGAALATAGADAEALAQEQSQAAALAAKMAANALPEARELAASGGQPGAAWDAGGLAERLAAGAGAGAQAGGAGAQAGVAGAGAGAQASGAGAGAQAGGAGAGAGAQAGGAGAGAQAGGVGAGTGAQAGGAGAGVGAQAGGAGAGAGAQASGAGAGAGAQAGGAGAGAQAGGVGAGTGAQAGGAGAGVGAQAGGAGAGAGAQASGAGGTQGGFGAGTRGLVSTPRERSGSGSTYVDGGPLSSGGHGSQISAGESAPAMDGASRPYEDVYAEYEAEASQSMNRSDLPQQVQSLVRDYFWRYSHNDNSLENG
- a CDS encoding ABC transporter permease; the encoded protein is MQRRINMINPVMEKEFRLRMRTVRSPISILVYLFVLSVLALGFAYINMGQLSGGVLSTRTSSELFYFLSGAQLVLISFMTPGLTAGVISGEREKQTLNILLTTQQSSSTIILSKLFSSLSFMLLTVLASMPLYSIVFLYGGVSPWQLLSVFLFYIFTMIVLGTVGVFFSTMFKKTVISVITTYGFVLFAYGFTALAGLFFAQLSRNGMNEEVLSYFLSVNPMAVLISLMVPEAAGQFFQKHSWLQMWHIFFAAYAIISVLLLWLSIRHLRPITKKK